In Methylomagnum ishizawai, one DNA window encodes the following:
- the asnB gene encoding asparagine synthase (glutamine-hydrolyzing), translated as MCGIAGIVSRAGRVEPQVLERAAERLSHRGPDGHGVFTEDGVGLVHTRLSIIDLGGGRQPLLDGGGRLALVANGEIYNFVELRQAMEAEGRGFATHSDCETILHGYALDPAGFVESLHGMFAFALYDRERGRVVIARDRLGIKPLYYAELPDQVVFASELKALLPLLGRTPEINPLAFAQFLQNQFSTGAETILQGVRRVLPGEIIEIDTDSLRLTRRRYWTPLQVQTRAIGYAEAAEEFDALFHQVMREHIRSDVPYGLFLSGGLDSAILLGMLDKLCDGPIRTYSVGYRDVEMRDELSDAEWIAGRFRTEHTALRLDRDEVFGQLVRSVWAADDLMRDYACLPTAVLAQRAGAGLKVVFSGEGGDEAFAGYGRYRPNLGRFWKNLRSPGSEGFKTRPQLQPRWTRKLFGPALAQADRQVRAPVIAAWRETPQSWSYLQRAQYTDMVTALPDNLLVKADRMLMGFGVEGRVPFLDHRVVEFGLSLPDRLKVEGGIGKHFLRRWAGRLLPPEHIHRKKRGFHVPVGEWLRGEFLDQLERRLIANPALGAWFDVTALPALFAAQRATGGVSREIFSLLQFALWHRLLVEQPGVQPSAAENPLEWIG; from the coding sequence ATGTGCGGTATCGCGGGCATCGTTAGCCGGGCGGGGCGGGTCGAACCCCAGGTGTTGGAACGGGCGGCGGAACGGTTGAGCCACCGGGGGCCGGACGGCCACGGCGTTTTCACCGAGGATGGCGTGGGCTTGGTGCATACCCGGCTGTCGATCATCGACCTGGGCGGCGGTCGCCAGCCCCTCCTGGACGGCGGGGGTCGGCTCGCCCTGGTCGCCAACGGCGAAATCTACAACTTCGTGGAACTGCGCCAGGCGATGGAAGCCGAAGGCCGGGGGTTCGCCACCCATTCCGACTGCGAAACCATTCTCCACGGCTACGCCCTGGACCCGGCGGGCTTCGTCGAATCGCTGCACGGCATGTTCGCCTTCGCCCTCTACGACCGGGAGCGCGGGCGGGTGGTCATCGCCCGCGACCGGCTGGGCATCAAACCGCTGTATTACGCCGAATTGCCCGACCAGGTGGTATTCGCCTCCGAACTCAAGGCGTTGTTGCCCTTGTTGGGCCGGACCCCGGAAATCAATCCGCTGGCCTTCGCCCAATTCCTGCAAAACCAGTTCAGCACCGGCGCGGAGACGATTCTCCAGGGCGTGCGGCGGGTGCTTCCAGGCGAAATCATCGAGATCGACACCGACAGCCTGCGCCTGACCCGCCGCCGCTATTGGACCCCGCTCCAGGTCCAGACCCGCGCTATCGGCTACGCGGAAGCCGCCGAGGAATTCGACGCGCTGTTCCACCAAGTCATGCGCGAGCATATCCGTTCGGACGTGCCCTATGGCCTGTTCCTGTCGGGCGGGCTGGATTCGGCCATCCTGCTGGGAATGCTCGACAAACTCTGCGATGGACCCATCCGCACTTATTCGGTGGGCTATCGCGACGTGGAGATGCGCGACGAACTCTCCGACGCCGAGTGGATCGCCGGGCGCTTCCGCACCGAACACACGGCTTTGCGGCTGGACCGGGACGAAGTGTTCGGCCAGTTGGTGCGGTCGGTCTGGGCCGCCGACGATCTGATGCGCGATTACGCCTGCCTGCCCACCGCCGTCCTGGCCCAGCGGGCGGGGGCGGGGCTCAAGGTGGTATTCAGCGGCGAGGGCGGCGACGAGGCGTTCGCAGGTTATGGACGCTACCGGCCCAACCTGGGGCGGTTTTGGAAAAACCTGCGGTCGCCGGGTTCGGAGGGCTTCAAAACCCGCCCTCAATTGCAGCCCCGCTGGACCCGGAAACTGTTCGGTCCCGCGCTGGCCCAGGCCGACCGCCAGGTCCGCGCCCCCGTCATCGCCGCTTGGCGGGAGACGCCCCAATCCTGGAGCTATCTCCAACGCGCCCAATATACCGATATGGTCACGGCCCTGCCGGATAACCTCCTGGTCAAGGCCGACCGCATGTTGATGGGCTTCGGGGTCGAGGGCCGGGTGCCGTTCCTGGATCACCGGGTGGTGGAGTTCGGCCTTTCGCTGCCCGACCGGCTCAAGGTCGAGGGCGGCATCGGCAAGCATTTCCTGAGGCGCTGGGCCGGGCGGTTGTTGCCACCCGAACATATCCACCGCAAGAAGCGCGGTTTCCATGTGCCGGTGGGCGAATGGCTGCGGGGGGAGTTCCTCGATCAACTGGAACGGCGGCTCATCGCCAATCCGGCGCTGGGGGCGTGGTTCGACGTGACAGCCCTGCCGGCCTTGTTCGCGGCGCAACGGGCGACGGGCGGGGTTTCCCGCGAAATCTTCAGCCTGCTGCAATTCGCGCTCTGGCACCGCTTATTGGTCGAACAACCGGGCGTCCAGCCTTCCGCCGCCGAGAATCCTTTAGAATGGATCGGATAA
- a CDS encoding YkgJ family cysteine cluster protein produces the protein MTTHAPPAPTGGFIRRPAHRYDDPLSRLWIACAEAIGFRIERSPAAYASTDGRGAILIGTDDLFDPDDSLAQMIFHELCHALVEGETGEKREDWGLDNTRQGSPWREHACLRLQAYLAGGVGLRRFFAPTTDYRVTFWDGLPADPFAAPAEAGGRRERSCVAARIAAWRASGPRWAPLRETLQASADLAALVPRHLRGETTPSLWTTVDPPPDPHPAGHSTVAAYHAGSGCADCAWGHSSRGHLRCRHAPQVRLAPNAPACARYEPARELDCQTCGACCREAYHSVEISRREPLIQRHPDMVVDATTHLKLRRDGERCAALQGGNTACEAYACAIYADRPKTCREFTLGSGHCLDARRRVGLSL, from the coding sequence ATGACTACCCATGCGCCCCCCGCTCCAACCGGCGGCTTCATCCGCCGCCCCGCCCACCGCTACGACGATCCGCTGTCCCGCCTCTGGATCGCCTGCGCCGAGGCCATCGGCTTCCGCATCGAGCGCTCGCCCGCCGCCTACGCCTCGACCGACGGTCGCGGCGCTATCCTCATCGGCACCGACGACTTGTTCGATCCCGACGACTCGCTGGCCCAGATGATTTTCCACGAACTCTGCCACGCCCTGGTCGAAGGCGAGACCGGGGAAAAGCGGGAGGATTGGGGGCTGGACAACACCCGGCAAGGCAGCCCGTGGCGGGAACATGCTTGTTTGCGGCTGCAAGCCTATCTGGCCGGGGGGGTGGGACTCCGGCGGTTTTTCGCGCCGACCACCGATTACCGGGTGACGTTCTGGGACGGCCTGCCCGCCGATCCCTTCGCGGCCCCGGCGGAAGCGGGCGGACGCCGCGAGCGTTCCTGCGTGGCGGCGCGGATCGCCGCGTGGCGGGCCTCGGGTCCGCGCTGGGCACCCTTGCGCGAGACGCTCCAGGCCAGCGCCGATCTCGCCGCGCTGGTGCCCAGGCATCTGCGCGGCGAAACCACGCCCTCGCTCTGGACCACGGTGGACCCGCCGCCCGATCCGCATCCCGCCGGGCATTCGACGGTGGCGGCCTACCACGCGGGTTCGGGCTGCGCCGATTGCGCTTGGGGGCATAGTTCACGGGGACATTTGCGCTGCCGCCACGCCCCGCAGGTCCGCCTCGCCCCGAACGCGCCCGCCTGTGCCCGTTACGAACCCGCCCGCGAATTGGATTGCCAAACCTGCGGGGCGTGTTGCCGCGAGGCTTACCATTCAGTGGAGATTTCGCGGCGGGAACCCTTGATCCAGCGGCATCCCGATATGGTGGTGGACGCCACGACCCATCTCAAGCTGCGGCGGGACGGGGAACGCTGCGCGGCGCTCCAAGGCGGCAACACCGCTTGCGAAGCCTACGCCTGCGCCATCTACGCGGACCGGCCCAAGACCTGCCGCGAATTCACCCTAGGGAGCGGACATTGCCTGGATGCACGGCGGCGGGTGGGTTTGTCGCTATGA